One Ascaphus truei isolate aAscTru1 chromosome 9, aAscTru1.hap1, whole genome shotgun sequence genomic region harbors:
- the SRP14 gene encoding signal recognition particle 14 kDa protein, which yields MVLLESEQFLTELTRLFQKCRTSGSVYITLKKYDGRTKPVPRKGHPEVFEPADNKCLLRATDGKKKISAVVSSKEVNKFQMAYSNLLRANMDGLKKKDKKSKSKKSSAAP from the exons ATGGTGCTGCTGGAGAGTGAGCAG TTTCTGACTGAGCTGACGCGGTTGTTCCAGAAATGCCGGACGTCGGGAAGTGTGTATATCACACTGAAGAAAT ATGATGGCCGAACAAAGCCAGTACCGCGGAAAGGACATCCCGAGGTCTTTGAACCTGCCGATAACAAATGTCTTTTAAGAGCTACTGATGGAAAGAAGAAAATCAGTGCAGTG GTGAGTTCCAAGGAAGTAAACAAGTTTCAAATG GCATATTCCAACCTCCTCCGAGCGAACATGGACGGTCTAAAAAAGAAAGACAAGAAGAGTAAAAGCAAGAAAAGCAGTGCGGCTCCGTGA
- the LOC142502414 gene encoding myoglobin-like isoform X2 — protein MQQRLFETHPECKDVFFMFRDVDDLRGLGARKDLRTHGLRVLSFVEKSVARIGQSARLEEMTLDLGRSHYAYNAPPHYYQYVGTEFISAVRPVLNEKLTPDVEEAWQHLFTYICTVMKWGYQEEERKSFGGRSGTPRSQQAREATVA, from the exons GTTGTTTGAGACTCACCCTGAGTGTAAAGATGTTTTTTTTATGTTCCGTGATGTGGATGATCTGCGTGGACTCGGAGCCCGTAAAGACCTGCGGACACACGGGCTGAG AGTCTTGTCTTTTGTGGAGAAAAGTGTGGCTCGGATAGGTCAGTCTGCTCGCCTGGAAGAGATGACCTTGGATCTTGGGAGAAGCCACTACGCATACAATGCTCCTCCACACTATTATCAG TATGTTGGGACTGAGTTTATTTCTGCCGTTCGTCCAGTTCTGAACGAGAAATTGACTCCAGATGTGGAAGAAGCTTGGCAG CATCTGTTTACATATATCTGCACTGTAATGAAATGGGGATAtcaggaagaagagagaaagagCTTCGGTGGCAGAAGTGGCACACCCAGATCCCAGCAAGCAAGAGAAGCCACGGTTGCGTAG